In Luteitalea sp., one DNA window encodes the following:
- a CDS encoding TonB-dependent receptor plug domain-containing protein, with product MTADAGMVLSGQGASGEVLNEKAVQTLPITSRNVYNFHLIGPGVKGVPSTGFGTTQFLVGGHNRMSWSMDGLDNSQRRTDRQIRLVITTPENVQEMQVLTGTYSAEFGRAAGGVINVVSRSGSNQLHGSAIGLLRPNAWAARPPLAETKPDQEWWMVDGNLGGPIQRDRLFFFANYEYNPLKAPRPVVIDPEAARLLALPEGDLGNSPFGETFHTPSVKVNFRASDYTAWVRSAETPRQTPDTNPIDPANPQYNPATGSAPAPRNDGGIG from the coding sequence GTGACGGCCGACGCTGGGATGGTGCTGTCCGGTCAGGGCGCCTCGGGCGAGGTCCTCAACGAGAAGGCGGTGCAGACATTGCCGATCACGTCGCGGAACGTCTACAACTTCCACCTCATCGGCCCGGGCGTGAAGGGCGTTCCCAGCACTGGCTTTGGCACCACGCAGTTCCTCGTCGGCGGCCACAACCGCATGTCCTGGTCGATGGATGGCCTGGACAATTCACAGCGGCGCACGGACCGCCAGATTCGGCTGGTCATCACGACACCGGAGAACGTGCAGGAGATGCAGGTGCTCACCGGCACTTACTCGGCCGAATTCGGTCGCGCCGCCGGCGGCGTGATCAATGTCGTCTCGCGATCGGGCTCGAACCAGCTGCACGGCTCGGCCATAGGGCTACTCCGGCCCAACGCCTGGGCCGCCCGCCCGCCCCTCGCAGAGACGAAGCCGGATCAGGAATGGTGGATGGTGGATGGGAATTTGGGTGGCCCCATTCAGCGCGACCGCCTCTTCTTCTTTGCCAACTACGAATACAACCCGCTGAAGGCGCCACGACCGGTGGTGATCGATCCGGAAGCCGCGCGCCTGCTGGCGCTCCCGGAGGGCGATCTCGGCAATTCTCCGTTCGGTGAGACCTTCCACACACCGAGCGTCAAGGTCAACTTCAGGGCCTCCGATTATACGGCGTGGGTAAGGAGCGCAGAGACGCCGCGCCAGACCCCGGACACGAACCCTATCGATCCAGCGAATCCTCAGTACAATCCAGCAACCGGCTCAGCGCCAGCACCTCGGAACGACGGCGGCATTGGCTGA
- a CDS encoding PadR family transcriptional regulator, which translates to MPSHERATLLQGTLDLLILKALAAGELHGLGVSRRIAQITDGTFVVQPGSLFPALHRLEEAGWLTSTWQPSENNRRAKYYTLTRAGRRQLGEETAQWNRVAFAIARALES; encoded by the coding sequence ATGCCATCCCACGAACGAGCCACACTGCTCCAAGGTACGCTGGACCTCTTGATCCTCAAGGCGCTCGCAGCCGGCGAGCTGCACGGTCTGGGTGTCTCGCGCCGCATCGCGCAGATCACGGACGGCACCTTCGTCGTGCAGCCCGGATCGCTGTTCCCGGCGCTGCATCGCCTCGAAGAAGCCGGTTGGCTCACGTCGACCTGGCAGCCGTCCGAGAACAATCGGCGCGCGAAGTACTATACGCTGACCCGTGCCGGGCGGCGGCAGTTGGGCGAAGAGACAGCCCAGTGGAACCGAGTCGCCTTCGCCATCGCGCGCGCGCTCGAATCGTAG